Proteins encoded by one window of Arachis hypogaea cultivar Tifrunner chromosome 1, arahy.Tifrunner.gnm2.J5K5, whole genome shotgun sequence:
- the LOC112707559 gene encoding uncharacterized protein yields MSSMMSAQGVVFATAMAVSGTVILLALRLQKSFPPTQFSFHEIPTSQTPKTLRSCISSAGKKSVKKKKKRVHFAEDVMDSCGDGEEFRRRIRSNYESESESESKVETCGNGERRRRRGMPENRVALYNGILRDRVAQRLAYSC; encoded by the exons ATGTCTTCAATGATGAGCGCACAAGGTGTGGTGTTTGCAACCGCCATGGCTGTATCCGGCACGGTGATCCTCCTCGCTCTCCGCCTTCAGAAATCTTTCCCCCCAACCCAATTCTCCTTCCACGAAATCCCTACTTCCCAAACTCCAAAAACTCTCCGATCTTGCATTTCCTCTG CTGGGAAGAAgagtgtgaagaagaagaagaaaagggtgcACTTTGCAGAGGACGTGATGGATTCTTGTGGAGACGGAGAAGAGTTCAGGAGGAGGATTAGGTCAAACTATGAATctgaatcagaatcagaatcaaagGTTGAAACTTGCGGAAAtggggaaagaagaagaagaagaggaatgcCAGAAAACAGGGTAGCTTTGTATAACGGAATTCTAAGGGATCGTGTGGCCCAACGTTTGGCCTACTCTTGTTGA